atatggatccaaatcagccccttacgaggcaacgcataaactagggtttaagcttctgtcactctagcaacccatcatctacttattacttcccaatgccttcctctaggcccaaataatggtgaagtgttatgtagtcgacgttcacataacaccactagaggctagacaacatacatctcatcaaaatatcgaacgaatgccaaattcacatgattactaatagcaagacttctcccatgtcctcaggaacaaacgtaactactcacaaagcatattcatgttcataatcagaggggtattaatatgcatataggatctgaacatatgatcttccaccaaataaaccaactagcatcaactacaaggagtaatcaacactactagcaacctactagtaccaatcccggacttggagacaagaattggatacaagagatgaactagggttttgagaggagatggtgctggtgaagatgttgatggagattgccctctcccgatgagaggagcgttgttgatgacgatggctatgatttctccctcccgaagggaagtgtccccggcagaacagctctgccggagccctagattggttccgccaaggttccgcctcgtggcggcggagtctcgtcccgaaaggttgcttatgattttttcctcgacgaaagacttcatatagcagaagatggccaccggagagccaacaggggccccacgaggctgggggtgcgccctggggggtagggcgcccccaccctcgtggacaggtggtgcccccccgacgtatttcttccgctcggtattttttattatttccaaaaatgactttcgtggagtttcaggacttttggagttgtgcagaataggtctctaatatttgctccttttccagcccagaattccagctgccggcattctccctccttctgtaaaccttgtaaaataagagagaataggcataagtattgtgacataacgtgtaatagcagcccataatgcgataaatatcgatataaaagcatgatgcaaaatggacgtatcaaaatcCTTATCCTTAGTTGGGTCTATAAGCCGACCAGCCTCGTGATCCTTTCGTATCCAGCGTGAGAATCCAATGTTAAAGCCAAACAGTTCGTTCATCTAATTCATGTTTTCCCTATGTTCAAGGGAGTCACAACTCATTGCTCCCTTTTGACAGAAAAAGGTGGTCACTAGTGAAGGTTTGCTGTGTTTTGTGAAAAAAAACATTTCATCCCACAATGCCAAAGATGACAGAAGATTCAGAGAGAATTTAAAACTACAAGGAAGGCTTTGAACGGTTAACAAAATTTATTAATACTTGTTTAATTGACATGGTGGATGGTCGGTAGTCAATACTACCTTTGAGTGGAATAGCCCAATGTTTCTCTATCTCAGGTGGGTATACAAGCCGACATGCCTGCCATTTCTCCATCCGCAGGTGGGTGTATAAACCGGCTACCCTAACATTTTCCTATCCTCAGGTGGCCTGGGACCCTTCTGTACCCAGCCCGAGAAGCCTACCCTGAAGCCGACTGATTTGATGTTCGCCCTACGTCCAAGGTAGTtgagtcacaaaaatacatggtgcATAATCATCGATGACACTATAGACGGTGGAAGTCGGTTGCGGCACGGAAGAAAAAAGAGTGGACACTGCCAAAAGCAGCTATATTTCCTGAAAGTGGAATGTCAAAGATAACAAAAGAATTAAATAGCCGAGGCTTTCAACTGCATAAAAGGGATGTCAAAATAATTTTATTcatcctctgtttctaaatataagacgtttcagTGGTTTAATTTAGGAAGAGATGTAGCAGTTCTTCCGTATTGACATGGTTGATGGTCAATAATGGTACCCTCTAAAATGGGGCAACCCAACACAACATTTCCCTATCCTCAGGTGGCCGACTGGCCTGGTGACTCCTCCGTATCCAGCGTGAGAAGGCACACCTGTAGCTTGTAGCCAACCAAATAATTTATCCAATTCAAGTTCGCCCTATGTTGGAGAGCACGAGTTCGAGTGGCATTTGGCATTGGCACTACTGGCACGCCGGCTTCTTTGCTTCTCGTGTATACAAGGAAGGAAAACGGTGGCGTGGAGATTTCAACTAATCCCGATCCAAAACTTGCCCGTCCTCGGCGGGTCTACAAGCCGACTAGCTTCATGATGACAATCCTGAACCCGGCCCGACGTGCCGACCCCTAACCAAACTCGCCCATCCTACAGTTCCAGTTCGTTCTCCATCCACGGCAAGTCGGCACCCGTGCGCTCCATCTTTGGGCTTGGGGTTCGCTTGCTCCCACCGGTCCTGGTCGGCCGAGGGACAGCGACATACCGATTTCGAAATCAATAACCCGCACGCGACCGCTGCCTGGCTAAATCGCCGAAGCGAACCGCCCCCAGATCAGTTCGACCACGTAGCCACGTCTCCTTCCTTCCGAAGTAAACAGAGGAGGAaatcccccctctctccctcgtcgcTGCTCCCCTCCAAATCCCCTGAACCCCGCCTCTCCCCGGAGTAGCTGCTGCGGCCGCGGCGGAGGAGAGATGTCGTACGCCTACCTCTTCAAGTACATCATCATCGGCGACACAGGtgcgctccccctccccctccgccgACCCCTCCTCGTTCCGGGGAGATTGGGCGGATCCGTGCGGCACTTTGCTGCTCCCGTCGTCGGGGAGATCTGTGTCCGCCTCTGCTGAATCTGGCTCGCGCTGACGGTCGGGTGGTCGTGCAGGTGTCGGCAAGTCGTGCCTGCTGCTGCAGTTCACCGACAAGCGCTTCCAGCCCGTCCACGACCTCACCATCGGCGTCGAGTTCGGCGCCCGGATGATCACCATCGACAACAAGCCCATCAAGCTCCAGATTTGGGACACGGTACCTCTCCGCGACCAATTCCTCATTTCTCTTTGCCTTTCCTAGCTGACACGCGCCTAGATCGATTTGTCTTCTTACCGTGGCAGTTAGTGCCAAGCGCAGATGGAAAGAGGTGGCGCTAGGAATTACTGTGCCTCACTAGGATAATCGTAGAGTTAAAACTGCTGTTTGTAGTGTGATTCTGGTTTCACCATTCATAATTGCGACTTCATCGAGTTTCTGTATGAATTAGCTGTCATGAGATGCACAAATGTGTAGTTTAGCTTCCTTCTCATTGTCGTGCCATAAACCTTGGTGTCATATTTAGTTTGTCAAGGTAAATAAAAAAAATATCTTATGTGGCCGCGTTAACATTACAGGCAGGCCAGGAGTCATTCAGATCGATAACTAGATCATACTACAGGGGAGCTGCTGGTGCTCTTTTGGTTTATGACATCACCAGGTACTTGCCCAATATAGTGAAAGCTGCCTGGTTAGATTAAGTGCATAGTTATCTGAAACTAGCTAACCATGGTGTTAATATCCATGTCATACCGAATTTAGGAGGGAAACCTTTAATCATCTTGCAAGCTGGCTGGAAGATGCAAGGCAACATGCAAATGCCAACATGACAATAATGCTAGTTGGAAACAAATGTGACCTATCCCATAGGCGTGccgtgagcttcgaggaaggcgagcAGTTTGCCAAGGAGAATGGTCTCATCTTTATGGAGGCATCTGCAAAAACTGCACAAAATGTCGAGGAGGTGATGATTGATTCTTGATGCATCTCTGTGCAATTAAGGCCTTCTCCATGGACCATTGTCTCATTCGATTTGAAATACAGGGCTTTGTCAAGACTGCTGGAGCAATATACAAGAAAATTCAGGATGGTGTCTTTGATGTATCTAATGAGGTAAATTTTCAAATATCAAATCATTTTCTTTGTTATTATGCTTAGTGAAAAGTGAGAATGTATAATGTTATCTTTATTATTACTTATGCACCACAAAATTTGTC
This region of Triticum aestivum cultivar Chinese Spring chromosome 2D, IWGSC CS RefSeq v2.1, whole genome shotgun sequence genomic DNA includes:
- the LOC123053592 gene encoding ras-related protein Rab-2-B, which gives rise to MSYAYLFKYIIIGDTGVGKSCLLLQFTDKRFQPVHDLTIGVEFGARMITIDNKPIKLQIWDTAGQESFRSITRSYYRGAAGALLVYDITRRETFNHLASWLEDARQHANANMTIMLVGNKCDLSHRRAVSFEEGEQFAKENGLIFMEASAKTAQNVEEGFVKTAGAIYKKIQDGVFDVSNESYGIKVGYAVPGQAGGAGASSSQGGSCCG